A genomic segment from Clarias gariepinus isolate MV-2021 ecotype Netherlands chromosome 11, CGAR_prim_01v2, whole genome shotgun sequence encodes:
- the zgc:112083 gene encoding histone H4 transcription factor isoform X1, with protein MAKNRNLSNMVIACEWASCTFKGRSMEELNDHMSLHLKEHLGDGDTMEELDDYQCLWQGCEFLAMGSPNELIAHAHFHNFHSKLKFIGTQLLESHPELPSCTQELHSNNLVTDISEGFVCQWEHCDQSSFNNPEWFYRHVDMHAHCTELQPLPDQQQALFCSWKGCDAFFKIKYRLREHLRSHTQERLVACPTCGCMFSSNTKFFDHIQRQAEPEDSFICAHCDKGFANVRLLRDHVRQHVNHIKCPLCDMTCTSLSTLKIHIKFRHCDERPFPCDFCESSFKNQHDLRKHMETHNEGAAYHCTVDGCGYSSRMAHTMKQHYKRVHEQGNVVSRYKCHLCDKNFSWCYTLTLHLRKKHQLKWPSGHSRFRYKEDEDGYLRLNMVRFETVEVTEELIKNMAEKRTPRKLSGPSAQTKRSALQTESINDVPTPSPDPTSSSSSASSSMAVLMNDDDGAVKDGAPVYCILNTVTEMNGDQDDTEDSGMESGAVRALAAVARGLGMDVV; from the exons ATGATTATCAGTGTCTGTGGCAGGGCTGTGAGTTCCTGGCTATGGGGAGTCCTAATGAACTCATTGCCCATGCACACTTCCATAACTTCCACAGTAAACTGAAGTTTATCGGGACTCAGTTGCTCGAGTCTCATCCTGAGCTTCCCAGCTGCACTCAGGAGCTGCACAGCAACAACCTGGTCACAGACATCTCGGAAGGATTTGTGTGTCAGTGGGAACACTGTGAT cagAGTTCTTTTAATAATCCGGAATGGTTTTATCGGCACGTGGACATGCATGCACACTGCACAGAGTTACAGCCGCTCCCTGATCAACAGCAGGCGCTCTTCTGCAGCTGGAAAG GCTGTGATGCattttttaagattaaataCCGGCTGCGCGAGCACCTGCGCAGTCACACACAGGAGCGTCTGGTGGCCTGTCCGACTTGTGGCTGCATGTTCTCCAGCAACACCAAGTTCTTTGATCACATTCAGAGACAGGCAGAGCCGGAAG ATTCTTTCATATGTGCGCATTGTGACAAAGGCTTTGCTAATGTGCGACTGCTGAGAGACCACGTTCGACAGCACG TCAATCACATAAAATGCCCGCTCTGTGACATGACCTGTACATCACTCTCCACCCTGAAGATCCACATCAAATTCCGCCACTGCGATGAGCGCCCGTTCCCCTGTGACTTCTGCGAGAGCAG cTTTAAGAATCAGCATGATCTGCGGAAGCACATGGAGACTCACAACGAAGGAGCGGCTTATCACTGCACTGTGGATGGCTGCGGTTACTCTTCCCGCATGGCTCACACCATGAAACAACACTACAAGAGAGTACACGAG CAGGGGAACGTGGTGTCTAGGTATAAATGTCATCTTTGTGACAAGAACTTTTCTTGGTGTTACACGCTGACTCTTCACCTGAGAAAGAAACATCAGCTCAAATGGCCATCGGGCCATTCACGCTTCAG GTATAAAGAAGATGAAGACGGCTACCTCCGCCTGAACATGGTTCGCTTCGAGACTGTTGAGGTAACCGAAGAGCTGATCAAGAACATGGCAGAAAAACGCACGCCTCGCAAGCTCTCAGGCCCGAGCGCTCAGACTAAAAGATCAGCACTACAGACGGAGAGCATAAATGATGTTCCCACACCATCTCCTGACCCCACCTCTTCATCCTCATCTGCCTCCTCTTCCATGGCAGTGCTCATGAATGACGATGATGGTGCAGTTAAGGACGGAGCAccagtgtactgtatactgaacACTGTGACCGAAATGAACGGGGATCAAGACGACACAGAAGACTCGGGGATGGAGTCTGGGGCAGTGAGAGCGCTGGCGGCAGTGGCTCGAGGGCTGGGGATGGATGTAGTGTGA
- the zgc:112083 gene encoding histone H4 transcription factor isoform X2, protein MAKNRNLSNMVIACEWASCTFKGRSMEELNDHMSLHLKEHLGDGDTMEELDDYQCLWQGCEFLAMGSPNELIAHAHFHNFHSKLKFIGTQLLESHPELPSCTQELHSNNLVTDISEGFVCQWEHCDSSFNNPEWFYRHVDMHAHCTELQPLPDQQQALFCSWKGCDAFFKIKYRLREHLRSHTQERLVACPTCGCMFSSNTKFFDHIQRQAEPEDSFICAHCDKGFANVRLLRDHVRQHVNHIKCPLCDMTCTSLSTLKIHIKFRHCDERPFPCDFCESSFKNQHDLRKHMETHNEGAAYHCTVDGCGYSSRMAHTMKQHYKRVHEQGNVVSRYKCHLCDKNFSWCYTLTLHLRKKHQLKWPSGHSRFRYKEDEDGYLRLNMVRFETVEVTEELIKNMAEKRTPRKLSGPSAQTKRSALQTESINDVPTPSPDPTSSSSSASSSMAVLMNDDDGAVKDGAPVYCILNTVTEMNGDQDDTEDSGMESGAVRALAAVARGLGMDVV, encoded by the exons ATGATTATCAGTGTCTGTGGCAGGGCTGTGAGTTCCTGGCTATGGGGAGTCCTAATGAACTCATTGCCCATGCACACTTCCATAACTTCCACAGTAAACTGAAGTTTATCGGGACTCAGTTGCTCGAGTCTCATCCTGAGCTTCCCAGCTGCACTCAGGAGCTGCACAGCAACAACCTGGTCACAGACATCTCGGAAGGATTTGTGTGTCAGTGGGAACACTGTGAT AGTTCTTTTAATAATCCGGAATGGTTTTATCGGCACGTGGACATGCATGCACACTGCACAGAGTTACAGCCGCTCCCTGATCAACAGCAGGCGCTCTTCTGCAGCTGGAAAG GCTGTGATGCattttttaagattaaataCCGGCTGCGCGAGCACCTGCGCAGTCACACACAGGAGCGTCTGGTGGCCTGTCCGACTTGTGGCTGCATGTTCTCCAGCAACACCAAGTTCTTTGATCACATTCAGAGACAGGCAGAGCCGGAAG ATTCTTTCATATGTGCGCATTGTGACAAAGGCTTTGCTAATGTGCGACTGCTGAGAGACCACGTTCGACAGCACG TCAATCACATAAAATGCCCGCTCTGTGACATGACCTGTACATCACTCTCCACCCTGAAGATCCACATCAAATTCCGCCACTGCGATGAGCGCCCGTTCCCCTGTGACTTCTGCGAGAGCAG cTTTAAGAATCAGCATGATCTGCGGAAGCACATGGAGACTCACAACGAAGGAGCGGCTTATCACTGCACTGTGGATGGCTGCGGTTACTCTTCCCGCATGGCTCACACCATGAAACAACACTACAAGAGAGTACACGAG CAGGGGAACGTGGTGTCTAGGTATAAATGTCATCTTTGTGACAAGAACTTTTCTTGGTGTTACACGCTGACTCTTCACCTGAGAAAGAAACATCAGCTCAAATGGCCATCGGGCCATTCACGCTTCAG GTATAAAGAAGATGAAGACGGCTACCTCCGCCTGAACATGGTTCGCTTCGAGACTGTTGAGGTAACCGAAGAGCTGATCAAGAACATGGCAGAAAAACGCACGCCTCGCAAGCTCTCAGGCCCGAGCGCTCAGACTAAAAGATCAGCACTACAGACGGAGAGCATAAATGATGTTCCCACACCATCTCCTGACCCCACCTCTTCATCCTCATCTGCCTCCTCTTCCATGGCAGTGCTCATGAATGACGATGATGGTGCAGTTAAGGACGGAGCAccagtgtactgtatactgaacACTGTGACCGAAATGAACGGGGATCAAGACGACACAGAAGACTCGGGGATGGAGTCTGGGGCAGTGAGAGCGCTGGCGGCAGTGGCTCGAGGGCTGGGGATGGATGTAGTGTGA